The genomic region AATGATGGATTTATAGAATTAAATGCTATTATagatttttaatatttattgtaCTAATATAAGTTTCTAGTAATTAATGATGTGTGCAGGTCTTAAACCAGAAATAATTCCAATAAGGGGCTTTACAGTTGGCAATTTTATTACAAGTTTATGTTACCGAGGATAATGCATTTCTCATCTTGAGTTGGATTTGTTGTTTCAGGGCTACATTCAGGTAAATCCCAAAAGGGGGCATTACAGACTGCTAGCAGAAGCTAAGAATAGATTAAAATTAAAATAAGCACCCAAAATTAGAGTTTCTGATGCGTCAGAATTAGGGTTGTTGACTGCTGTGCCCATAAAACTTATGAGCGATAATAATTTAGCATGTAATGTCTGGCATCGACAACCATTTGCTAATTTACCATCTAGAAACGGTTCCCTTCTTAGAATGGTAATAATTACTTAATGCTTCAGATGCTTTGTTAATATAAAATACGTTGCATTTGTCAATTCATTACTCAGCTTACatttaatgaaatttattattGGTTTCTCCTTCGTGATTTTCAGAATCGTCCAGATTGAAAAGCAAACAGTTATAGTAGGTGGTTATTGAATTGCATATACACTTCTCCTCTTGGATGTATATTTATTGTAGAGCCATTAAAATTggtacagatcttgaatctcaggGAACTCACACTCCTATACAGCTTCACCACTTTTGATCTCTAAGTAAAATAGCAGCAGATATTTACCAGAACCATTTATAGATGTCTTGACAAATTATTCGACCCATCCTTTGAAAGAAAGCTGACATTATTTTGGTCTCTACCCGTTTAGATTTCTATGTACACGTCTGCTGCTATCGTAACAGCAGCAACTAAAATCTGATCCACATTGATGAGGGTTCTGGCAATGTAAACCTTCTAGATTCAAACCTATCAACCCTATCTGTGTTTACAAGTATTTTTTGATGCCTAAATTTTGGACATTCTCCGCCAACAAAAGCCATCCAATCGAGGTAATCCCTTTCGTTTATTGTCGTGTAAACGATAAATGTGAAGGAAAAGAACATTGAAGATCCAGTCCATTGCCAGATATTTATGCAGAGAAAATAGAACAGAAAGGTGAAAAGATGTTTGTAAAGCGAATCGAAGGATTACATATTGCAGTTGAAGGTGCTAAGTAACCATAAATATTTGTTCTCTAAATTCAGGTATTTTAAGTTACAAAACAATTGTCCaatttttctagacaatcaaaacATCAGGAAGGATTACTGAAGTGTAATTGTAAAACATTGTTGAAAGTCTTCTACACAGTTTTTCCAAAAGCTTGATTATCcgaataaaaaaacatcaatagtAAAACTACAATGCAAGAGTTAAAGGATATAACAGCAAATTCCTGAAACCCAGAATACAAAGGCGAATCCTTGAAATGCAAAATGCTTATTCCCCACATCATCTCTCAGGGAATTCCTCGttaaacactaaaattaaaaaaaaaaaaatagaattataaGAGTGTATATCCAAATTTTTCAAAGTTAATGGATTCTTCTAGTATTCATAGAACAGCTCCTCGAACAGCCAAAACTTAATTTCTTTGCAGACAACTTAAAAATACAAGGATGCAAACCGATTCACCAGATACAtcaagacaaacaacattcccaAATCCATAATTCCATTCAGAGATACAAATTTCATCCCAAATACTCTTGTGAAGTACCTTTTTACATAAACAAAATCGAGGAATCACTTATTATTAGGAGAAAATACCTTGAATGCCAGCCCCACTAAATATTTTATCGGAAAGCTCGGCCAAAACCGCATTAACAGTCAACAAAACCGCAGAAGAACCGACGATGACTGCCAATACGAGGGCGGTGGTTCCCAAAACTCTCTGGAAGGGTGGCCATTCAATCTGCCCTGTTTCTTCCAAAACCCCTCCCCAAAAATCGTTCACGAAAGTCTTCTTCCCACTTTCTTCCATAGAAATCAAAACCCCGTCCTCCTTATCCTTCTCCCTCTCCTCCACCTTCTCTTCCCCTGCCTCCTCATCGCGAATGTTGGCATTGACCCATATAGAGCGATGCTTTCTTTGCATAAAAACCCGGGAAATTTTCAGAGACTTCGACGATTTGAGTGTTAAGGCAGAGGGCGAAAGCGGGGGAACGTGTTTAAAGGAGGTTGTAGAGCAGGTATGAGTTGTTCTGCACAGAGTAAGCCCAAAGCCATGCAACTCCATTCCGAGCACAATGCAAAACTTTCTACTTCCCAAAACTCTGCTGGAAGCCTTCACGCAAGGCTGTCACTGTCTCCAACGATTGataattattgttattatttagATTGGTCAATTGAACCGGCAGCTTGCAGCTCCATTCTTACTCTCAGTTCAACTCAGGAGCTCAATGTCTAAGAGTGTTGCAAATGAATAGTCAAGAATCACATCTGTAAAGAATCCTGTCGAGCATAAATCTGCTACACTTATTCCCAATACTGGTGCTTCAAAACATACAAGCAAACATCTTAACAAACCTTCTGTGAACAGAAATTTTTATACCTGTAACACAGCCAAATCCAGTAGAAAATTTCTAGAGTTGTGAGGCCAGGGGAAGATCAAAAGATCCTCATGAGCTTAATGGATAGGCATATAATTCGTGATCCGTTTGAATTTTTGTTAAAGAAAGGTAATTTATTTATacttcaaattttcaattatatgAAAGATGATATAAAATGTAGAAATTGAGAAGTATGATAattctatattttataatattgttttaaaGTATTAATTGGGAGTTAAAGAGGCTGGAGTTATGAGAGAAGAGAGGAAGGCGAACACCTTTACTTAATTTGTTCATAGTGGCATTGCCTCTAATTCAATTCGGTATCATGTATGCTTGTGGTTTCTCATTCTTTCTTGTTGTTGAGTGTTGATGGTCATTAGTTATAGGTTGtgctttttattttaaatttttttttcatttttgttttttggtttttatgtTCAGTTGTATCTAATATTCTTAAGTTTTGTATCTATCATAAGTTTTGATGTCTTTTTTTATtagtaatttgttttaaattttttcacGTCTATTTATAGAGTATGAGTAATAGAGGGTCACTTGATAATAAATAAAGGTGTTGATTCAAAGCCTACAAGCGAGAAAGTTTGTGTTGGTATTTCGAGATCATAGTATGTATTGGTACTCTTGGAGAGAGACTCTTATTCAAGAGGAAACGGTGGAAAAACTATCCTACCAAGAGGTGCTAGATGGGGGGAAATAAAGTATTAGGACATGTGTCTTCTTTTGTGTGATTAataatgtgatgcaggagcatctgctTTCATGGGCAGTCATGTgtcaccaaaaatattttccaattcaGTTGTCGTTGCTTTTTTTTGTTGGAGTTTTTGGTGTGTTGTGCAAGGAGAAATGTCATTCTTTATCTAATTTGAGAGTTCATTGACCTAAGTCATTTGGGGACGTCTCTAAGTAGATGATTTTGTCAAACCCCAACAAGTCTAGAAGAGTTTCAAGAAGTCTAGAATATTCATCCCCCTAACACCATAAGGAAGGATGTCAATGTCTTGGGCACATGCACCCAACACCGTTAAAGGAATGAGGTTAGGTTTCACACTAAACCTTGAAACTCTGACAAGCCCTATAAGATTCAGGCTTACATGTTGATTATTAACTCATTGTTAAAATGGAAGGAGTTAGAGAGCATTGTCGAACTCCAACACCGAATTAGTAATCAAGTTATTAGGCCTTCTAAGTGACATCTTCTCAATAAgctaagtgatgcaggagcatccctggttcttagcaatcttgcatcaaccaaaaacattttctttcagtttgttcaTGTTTTGCAATTTCAGCATTTCTTTTTGCGTTCCTTTGGATTTGTTCACCggatcttgcggagctggattttgttcatggacatgttcatctaccttatcctaagtccaccagacatttggatcttttctggcaagttatcgcttctagaATCTGAGATAATTTTCTGGCTTGGAACACCGAAACCGCTTAGACCTATTTGTATTGGTGAATCTTGTAGATCACTTTCGTAGCTTGCAGAGCTTCAGTTCGTTGTCTCCagcgttccttggcatgtggtcgaccttcccttgggtctgcacttcattctttggattttcctGAGGGATCTTTTTGGCGAaggtcgaccttgttgttttacatgttacaTCTTGTTCATCAGCATTTGTTTCATCTTGGACCGACGTAGATCAtaattgatcatataaatcaatgtaattaagcatttagaagTCAATctttagaacatagaagataaatctgaaggttaggaggtccagagttggctcgcattcttgctcGAGTTCgatattgtatttgagcatgtatgtaatcagACCAGTGTGTCGAATCTTGTAAGCCACATGTTGTCGGCAGTTTGTatttgattttcatgatataacaCAGTCtgtttctgcattgcctccatcacattgagttgtttTTATTGTGTAACTCTTGTTGCGCAGTctggactattctctttgaggactttcctgccatgactgcaccaagtggtatcagaacgAGTTTTTATTTTGGAGATTGTGGAGTCCTGaaagattttgttgtggggtggtggattgAGGATCCGACCTACAGCTACAGAGGAATGGCGtaaagatggcacaaagaggaaatgttagaagtgGTGGAGCGCGAGgaaatgcaaaccctattgtgatagaAATATTGAGAGAAATTCCAGCCCAATTGGAAAATGTTGAAAcagtgagattttgccaagatctagaggcaatggaaagcacaaatgagagagaacaaaatagatgataggaataaattgtattctatcaagatgcaaaatgtgatcaattggatcattacaagatgttaaTTGATTgttcgtacaaacaatgtagatgagcctgcttatataggtaaggctatatggatatgtgagcacacaaacatgacatgtggctcaataagaaataagggtaggtaggaaataggtgtggtacgtaggagaaacaatataatattccacatgaggtggatcaccagcgaaggtggaatgtaacaacaagatcaataccataaaaggtggaaattctcctacacacactatcccaatgtagcacaaacacccaagtgtctcatacccaaactactatgaaatgcattatcctatgtaaacttaagtaaggtgtaataatatccatgatgaataattatttacaccaacaccccccttaagtgcaacttaggggaatgcacttaaatctacaatgcaactaagcaatgcaagatgggtctcgactacgaggccatgttaggtacccatgtacaaatgaaaatgcatgcaaaccaatgcaatgaaatctctcacaaagcagggaaagagagaaaaaaccaatggggaaaaaccaatgggaaaaaaccctcccccaaaagagagatgaaagctagatACAAGAGAAAtttcatagaagtatgtgaggaacaaaaccccatgtgaggaaaaagtcccccccccccatatgagagaagaagagaagctaggaacccccccctcaatgtagaatctgtaccaatgatagaagctcgatgatgtatgaagaaactactccacgaatgtcgaacaacattcctccccttaggaagaaacaaaaccaaaggtgtatccatgaaatctccccaatcatgaagggaagatgtatgaaaaaaactcatgatgaatggaatctatgaaaactgctcaagtgtccccatgttgatgctgaaagataccccctccaaaggtggtaaactgctccacactgctaaaaaaggcactccaagatctagtggagatgaaagtagaacatgtcccaaagactcacatgtctcctctaaggataaagagacctcctccaactattgtacataagtatccacaatcatgtcaacctcgaaagaatgatcatgtagagaatgaacaagagggtcaaagtgttccctcgcaacaatcaaagaaggatcatcttcatcaaagagaagatgaatatcatcaatggtgtctcccaaatctgcaatgtaggattccacaaacaaacctgcaatgtctgtcaagtaatcatcccaagaatctaaagttggaagacaagatatatcctgctgcactgaatcatatgaaggcaaaattgtcgcactatccacatcatcaggtgcaataggtgatgtgatatcaataggaggagatgaaacacaagtctcaagaatggggtcacatgtgagaatccccaagttcaagtacccaaagctcTCCTcgaaatctgaaccatcacaagaagtgtgataatcatgtgaagaatcatcatatgtgaaagcatcatcatcaacaaaatctgaaaaggaatataaccaagatccatgatcaaccaccccagtcgcaatgatagctctagtctccaagtctctaatgaaaactgactcaggtgtgaactccacaattctcttatttgccccatgtgtgatttgatagatggaaagaagattgtttgtcaaatggggtacacacaacacatcattgaaggagttatccccaagagcaatagatcctttcccaatcacatccatgtatgtatgattgcccatcaaaatctgcaacatggtgcaaggctcaaatgtagagaacatagactgcaaagatgccatatgatgagaagcccctgaatctagaagccatctccttgaatcatgacttgtagtagcacaaagagcttgtcattttcttgtcccaaaagagtgagtcttcccacttgtataagccatgaatgctttcccttttcctttcgaatgtgaggaagtggaagttgatgaatcatccttcttgaaggcattaggcaaatcaatgttgtgttttttgaggatgtgtgtgagctcatcaatcttcttagaatggtaacgacgctcctcatgaccaacctttttacaataggcacaagtaggtctctccctctttggtgaattgtccctcttggaagaggatgaatctccttgttgtggagaaggtgattctttgtccttaggatttgattgccatttcttcttgttggagttgtcctttccttgatttcctttgttcccttgatttgccactaatgcttgagaattagaagtcttaagaatgcccatgcttatcaacttagtttgttccatcatcaacattttagtgaaagaatcaaatgtaggcattgtgtagcttgaacccattggcatcctatgggtttggaaactagaaacaaatgttgcatattcttgtggaagcttgcccatcaagttgaagatcaactgagtatccttcttatcaatgtcacaatccttgagttgtgccatcaactcttttgccttagtgacataatcttgtatagtatcaaagttcttgggatctaacatggtgagatcactatcaatttgatatcccctaatctcatcaacttggccatacaagtcttgaaacttttgccaagcatgcTTAATTAGAGtatatttctcaatatgaaaaatgagatcctttgatacatactttcttaaggtaccaattgccatgatatttttagtgagccaatccaagtgaccaactagatcatccttaggatcagtgggagcaacaatagttccatcaatataatgagttagtccttttttcataagtttactccatgcatcaattttctaagtagcataattatgaggagttaagagaggaaacttaggagaacccatagcagcaaaaaggaaggaacacaagagcacaaaagcacaaaagacacccccccaaattactcaatcaagaaacccccccaaaaaatcatgatttgacactttatacttagtgcgtgtacaatgggccacttgcaaaacaaggcaaggtggacttctgatttcaattttacaacttctcaaaaggagatataagagacttcaacaaatactgctagtgatctaaactgagatccaagcaaaatacaagtacgaaataggccaaaaaatgaccaaatactgaaagtacaatttctactcaaaatcactgcaaaaaaatggcagattatgaaagtagacaaaaaattatgcactttcaaaaaacacagcacctgaaaaggagtccatatgagcccaaacgaagcctccaaagttgtaaaaaatgggatttcatgatttcagaAAAAACTATATCAGAAACCTCCTACACCACTGTACAgaacacaaaattctaccccaaaacaaaaaaaattgcttgacaaAAGGAGTTCGAatgagtgagatattgctatttgtaaattgtctgcaaaattataatttttggaaaattttcgtcgcaacttcaaacttcaaatgcctctagatttggcctctgaagtccaatttggataaaacaaaaggaaaaactgactttcttggacctcctcaatccaatgataaccttagatttgacccatcaagcttcaataataacctgtaatagaaagctccaaaatacacaaccccaaatagcatcaaatttctcccaattggcaaaccaatgacactctaatgtctctgataccatgtgagattttgccaagatctagaggcaatggaaaacacaaatattagagaacaaaatagatgataggaataaactgtattctatcaagatgcaaaatgtgatcaactggatcattacaagatgttgattgattacccatacaaacaatgtagatgagcttgcttatataggcaaggttatatggatatgtgagcacacaaacatgacatgtggctcaataagaaacaagagtaggtaggaaataggtgtggtacgtaggagaaacaatataatattccacatgaggtggatcacccaccgaaggtggaatgtaacaacaagatcaacaccataaaaggtggaaattctcctacacacactatcccaatgtggcacaaacacccaagtgtctcatacccaaactactatgaaatgcattatcctatgtaaacttaagtaaggtgtaataatatccatgatgaataattatttacactaacAGAAATGGCCCACAGAAGATgtcaacatgttgaagatgtgagtgatgatgaggaagaataAGTAGTTGGAGAACAAAGAGAAAATCCATCGATAAACaatccggatgaagaaaggtttataagagcattgtctaAAGCGAATACCAGACCACATTTCAACCCAccagattatgatggcaagttggactCGAATGAATTGTTAGATTGGATCgcggagatggaaaagtattttgattttgaaggtacCATGGAAGATAAAAAggtgagatatgcttgcactaagttgaaagtacatgcatctctttggtgggaacatttgcaggtagatAAACAaaaaagaggtaaagagaagatcaaatcttgggagcGGATGATTAGTAAGTTGAAATTGAAGTTCATGcctgttgattatcaagtgaatctgttccagaAGTTACAGAATctgaagtagaaggaatctagtgtgaaggagcatAATACAAGTTAaatatcatatccaaacatattgatgatgagattgaacaagttgctaggtatttgaatgggttgagaatgtctatacaagatgaactcagtctaatcAAGTTACAGAATGTTGAGGAAGCCTATCAGTATGCCctgaaagcataagagaagttgaGAAAAATAAATGAGCAaaagcaaagaggtagaggtggaaggttttccagaggaagatttcatggaggaagaagatattccAAAGGAAGAGGACCCTGTACAAATCTaaacaaagacaaggaagttagtAGAAATGGTagttcataccgaaaggatgacataaatttttatcagagaagagaacctgatggttaccaaaatgagggttatggaaaataagacaaaagacaagataaaagagtgtttagagaaacctactttaagtgtggaggagaaagaCATCGtacttttgaatgtaagaaggcaGAGAACACTGGAAGAGTAGCATTGGCAGAAGAAAACCATACCGGATCAGCTAATAATCAGGAAGATagagaattgttggtgatgaggagagctttgtgtcacacTAGAGAGGATGAAGAGTCCTTGCAgaagaggaatttgttcaagaccagatgtaaagtaTTTAGTAAGtattgtaaagttataattgatagtggtagtttagataagcTTGTTtcggaggagatggtgaataagctggATTTGGAGAGactgaagcaccctaagccttatcaaatagcatggattcaacatgatcataagatactagtaagtgaacaatgtttggtgaaattgaagattggatttatcatgatgaagttttatttgatattatgcctatggatatatgtcatatcttgttgggtagaccttggcagtttcataaagaagcaatacatgatgggaggaagaacatatacactattattgcaaatgggaagaagcaaaccttgttacccttggagaaGCCTCTGAAAACTAAAGTTTGTACAAGTGCTAGAATttttttggtggatggaaggaaattcctggatgggatgagGCATGAGAAAGTGTGTTTTACCATAGTTCCTAAGACAACTGACGATCTCGAGCATGGAGGAGAACAACCGGAAGAAATAAAGGAGTTGCTAACagagtatggagacatcattttagataatgtacctgatggattaccccctgtgaggagtatcagtcattgtatGGACCTAATTCCCAGAGCTAGTGTGCCTAATAAAGCAACACACCAGATGACACATATAGAGAATGAgaagctgaatagacaagtgtaggatttgttgaggaaaggtttgatcagggaaagctTGAGCTCTTGTGCAGTTCCAGCAGTGTTAGCACCTAAAacgaatggagaatggagaatgagTACTaactctagagaaataaacaagatcacagtgaagtatatATTTACTTTgcctaagatggatgacataatggattgtttgagtggaccagatactacacaaagatagacttgaaaagtggataccatcaaatcagaattagagaaggagatgagtggaagacaacatttaagacaaatgaaggactgtatgaatggttggtgatgccctttggattgactaatgcaccgagtactttcatgaggttgaggaatgaggtattgaagaaattattgggtaagtttgttattgtgtgttaggcccaatatggaaagcaaatgtactgagaggggaggggtgaatcagtacttcaaaacttttcttcaataataactttattgttatgcataaaccgaatagtgcagtaacataatataaagctaaaacaaatagataacaatcatacatgattcactccataacacatatattttggttacgcagaaactcttggttagagagaaaaactgtggtggggatggtacccacaacttcactgctgcaataataaaggttgctcggtgagagctacatgtttagctatttctgatagcttaccatgttaggagtaacaagatctgttagatctaccttgctaaaggattttacaacacttaatagaaatgatgcacctagttagaggctttacaatttatagacttgattagagtcttttaccctattaaaagtttctcttacaacttcacaatattacaataaaatcattacaattatctgcaactttacatctggaatgttatagcagattctatatgctcagaataagattaccttgcttatagcatacctcggtaacccatatagtaactcggtaaacccttctgtttactctgttctttgactgttctctgaaatccttcttggtgacctttgtgtctctgtaacaatcataacacttagtgctttttcacatgtcttgcttcatatatctctatatctttctttctgtcatgctacatgtgcatttatgatcttaatccatgttgtataaatagatctcttatgatggtgatccttccattgcttcgatcttacaaacattttttatcgaatgaataaccatgcaaaatatttcattggttagatgacctcaaaatcatacacaatctttaagtgcaatttccaatgtgataacggttagatgttcctcgatcttgtaacacgttttcatatgtatgtctaggttcatgaatctggtaacacatttcactcggtgtgtcatctttgttgctcagtatacatggaatgatactcggtagacagctcagtgtatactacgttctgagactactttcttcaataaccgactagtctgtgcataccgactgaatatctcggtagtagtaacagactagagtatatagaataactttgacataaaactaatggcaacttgataagtagtaacaatctccccttttgacattagttgagatgtttgataaaaactactttcaaagttataactcaataatctatatacttgcaaaatttgactatactaacagtatatacaatagtgaagatatactccccttatcaatatacttgtacaaaactctgattttgcatgctcggtgatttgTTCTCGTTCTTTGCTTACTATTCTGTTTATTACTCGGTTCACtgcacttggatactctgcttgctctgctcggtatactccccctgtatactatactcttgttgtttgatattatactttgatgctttgaatactatatcactcctctaatactatatcaatattgtatcactccccctttttgacaaacatcaaaacttaattaccatttgggggtggtaactggtcaaaaatggatttgtacttggttcgtgcttcggtgagagcgacagagagtgcaatctttacactatccattaaagaattttgtgcttgaatatcagccaataatgatattaagccatctagaatgcttccctcttgtgtagtagataaggaagtggctcgattgatctgttcttggacggatgaaagatgaggaaggaataatgtctgaagtgtcattatgtccatcctgatcttgtgttcttcatttcttaggtccaattgttgagccatgagctgttgtaaccttgtatagaaattatgaactgaatttgagagatcggtgatctctttctcaattgcctctattttattcttaatgtctttaatgaataaagaaaatgtgcagagtatCTGAAATAagtaaagaatgtgcttgagttgaggagtcaactcagcaataaatttgacaagtttaactttgccaatagctatagctttatgtacctcttctatcatttttgcagtgagctctttgtcttttagcttgctcaaatactctgatgcatctaatccagatgtctctatctttgttaggaattcatccagttgaatgtggatggctacatctgttgacactatagcttcgggtagcatatctattaagagtgctttcaccttctaaagtactttatttttcttttgaatcgccatttacttctcttgttcggcctttgctttgcatagttcaccaaaatcaatgagtgcttgcccctttaattttgatatatctatattgggaaacactattagttttgacaaatcaactttaaaactatgctttttcatcttcttttctttaccttttaccgatggaactaagacaatggcttgtgaggcttgatgaccctcggtaggttgctcggtagaggcaacactttgatcgatttctttagcctctgtagagtcctttggtg from Cryptomeria japonica chromosome 3, Sugi_1.0, whole genome shotgun sequence harbors:
- the LOC131049127 gene encoding uncharacterized protein LOC131049127, translating into MELHGFGLTLCRTTHTCSTTSFKHVPPLSPSALTLKSSKSLKISRVFMQRKHRSIWVNANIRDEEAGEEKVEEREKDKEDGVLISMEESGKKTFVNDFWGGVLEETGQIEWPPFQRVLGTTALVLAVIVGSSAVLLTVNAVLAELSDKIFSGAGIQGIFS